The following DNA comes from Watersipora subatra chromosome 8, tzWatSuba1.1, whole genome shotgun sequence.
tgtaaagtttgaattagtatttttaggaaagtcactaaaactagcatcagaaggaagagttacgaactccgacattttcaattctttcaatgaagttcaattccttatcatcctcttttatttaacaaaatctctttcattgacccagctattgaatgaatcaggatatcccatccatttaacgagtatttcctttgttcttcctcgtttccgagatttgagaattttctcaATTCGAAAAAATAcgggtttttttactttctgtagttcatcttcataaaaagttccatcaaccggttcgtttgctaaatcacgtaatttatagataatcggtctttcaaaatcaagcacttctgtaatttgaaaaacttcaactgtccaatttattgtgaaacctctttcgaaaactgttctagctttactaatacgaacgtaatcatcaatattgaatttgggagtactgtcagaactatattctccattttcataaatcctattccagattctttcttgattttcataatttacatcattcggttttattcctaatgttgtgtgaatagtattgttatatgcttttaccatttgtggtaaaacatcaatatatctacgatcatccgaatatgtcatgaatctatacatcttcacccgtaatgttttgttgaatcgttctatgatggaagctttaattgtctcattctcagatgtaaaccattttactttattttctttcaaaacttttttgacatctcgattattaaactcttttcctttgtctgtttgaaaaactctataattagttccatccaatactttttttaaggcttttgctaccaatatacctgatttgttaacaagaggctctacccatgcttttcttgaaaaaacatcaatcattgtaagtaaaaatgtaattccatcattttcagctcgatgagatctaacatccattaaatcagcctgtaattgttcaccaactcctgcaacaattgtaggtcttcttctaaatttcgtttttatttgtttgtgtaacgtataagcatcttcaccacttaaccaatctctaacttcttgttcgctttcttttctccgaagtgcttcattcagttttcgtgctccacctaatgaagatggtagatccggggtataatagaattcatttagtaagtcgtccattttcctcttgttcctacataaggttttcgtgaagacgatctattcgaattggattttgatttatttgataaattcgagttcgactccttgataattttttcaaataagttatattgtttctcaaatgaacttggagaaaagggagaagatacaattgaactatctttaactcgaatctttctttcaagaagatttcgtaagttctcaggtttaatctctcctgtagatcctgttattttcccggttaaagaatcataatttccagactttttcaatttttccagaAGATTTTTCGCTTTAGTTCGATCTTGTTTCGAACCGAAGTTTTCAACtattgaagaaatggaataagATCTAGAAGAATTTGACGATGGTTTTTCTTCGTTTAACTTCTGTGGTAATaatgtgtcttctttttttggcgattcttttaaaactgtagagtcttgagacgaattatcttcgggtaattcaggtgtatctttctttagagtttcttttgaattttgtggagctgaaggtgtttgtgacatcattgaaatcggatttcgaatagtcggagactgttgaattggataactccgaattgaattcatttcatctaaaaaattttgaagttcagctgcatacaaattaactttgttatagtctgaaatagtgttatcgttattaatttgacgcatcctatctctggtcttcttaaccttacttactcttggattttctaatggattgaaacgaagtgacgaactatagccatcattgataatttttgaatcctgttgacttttaaattggttccttttgtactcgtcttcagaaaccaaaaaaaatttttttgtatacttaggaaagctcatcttcctgctgaatgattaatacaagttgagggatggctttataatccgtttcaataatccttttccgttttgcaaaatctttcgtttatatttaagaggtttgttttcatcgataatattcatcaactcctttttatgttgactcagagaatggtattgatttttcgttaaaggtacattcccatatataatatttttaacaatttcaagtaatgttctaattacttcttctttcatatgaggtaaagcagaacttgcaagttcatcggtaagactgttcagtatttgcagaattactctgttttttttcattctcttagaaagtggagaattatccatgataacttaattattttcttcttcgtgttttaaacaatcctccgagcaatggttcaactaatcctgggagtatagcacccgcgatcggacctagtaaagccgataaaaaccctcctttttgcaaaagttgtttcttttccaaattcgatgttctaggactaatcagtcgagcgatgtttttactttgtcgactcaaagctttatactgagcatcagttagtcgttcttttcttttaatgagtaatttcacacaatcaataattgctaaaattaaatccgttTTAGCATTTGTAATAATCGAttgttgagaagaaatagaatctccaactagagataataaagttagtaaatttcgttgaattctttttgtttcagccatatctatgtgataattttagtgatgttatagtaatcactcagaggaagatacagaagtggtatggtgaatatttaaagagaacttggaatatatacttgttttatttaattatggaatacaaatcaaaatcgtttgcttaattaggcttataaataatcataggcgtaaagtcaacaggagggaaatttcccataattctcattgtatcatcggtttcttgtcggaggtccagtctcatgaaggaatatggtgaagatgttgcatctcggtaggattcctgaaaatatttaacttgtccaggaaaaacttgttttcctaaaaatgtgattgatgtagaatccctggggttttttcctataaaaaaatagtgactattcagcgaaattgttctaagtttaccaaagaataagttttgtgtaatagtaaaaatactaatatttagatggtgactttctcgagtatacaaattgttagccatcttgatatttgatgataattcctccattagatcatcaatgatcatccatctattttctccatctttgggaaaagtactcggatctttcaatccttcatgaaattccactcctttcatatcctcaaaagcttcctgccatattccatagcaatatataatttcgattggaggaggagtagatattaattgagattgttcaatcaaccgtttaacgagttgagtttttcctgatcctgttggtcctgttatcatagatgtgaaaggagaatgtaacctcacatcaattgattgtagtccgtctttctccatgttttgataattactaacatttgaagttttcatttaaactaattataatgatgaggagatgtttcaaaaatcatactttcattattcacaaaattttgaaaaaatacttctacatagttcacagtagcattcatcttttctcctgtaatccgaataaaaaaatattcaatcaaagatgaagctacagttattgcaagtaatattaaaaccactccaaaaaattgaagcaaactttgtcgaagcggttttgatgtagatttagtgttgttatcaaaatgattatgtaataatacagcctcttcaactaatccatctgtttcatctttttcttcttcacaagaattgtaaactttagaattatccttatgaatagtttccataattttatattccttctagttgaacttctcaatgatataatgttcatatatataaaactcttaacttataaatagtgaatggacagttaatcgattccacgaatagacacgcccgaactcgtccaacatcagcgttcattcaaccgaaacgacataacaccgttcaccccaccggtcgccaacccgacccaaacccatcgcatcgaaacccgaaaccatcgccctcttcacctcatccttcccacaattcctctcgaccagcaccgcatccttcccacaattcctctcaaacttcataaccttagctcccaacactcacacacctacccccccaaactttccatcagacaacaccattctccgaggttctcgggctaaaatgtacccaaaatccaactttaagtgcataggtgtgtagatctgctctcactatactacttgTATGTATTACTACTAGATTAAACTGAGTGATGGAATTATATGGAATTTGTTGCTGGTGCCAATTTAATGTCATCGAAAAAAATTGCAGTCTCTATTGGTAAAAATGTAGAGAGATAGCGAAACAGGAAAACAGAGATAAATATTGAGAAATTGATGCATCattgcatatataatatatggtatATCATTGTTGAGTTttaataaatagaaaattaGAACTTATCAAATATGGATATTATTGAGTGTGAGCGGTCCAACAATGGCTTACATAGTtatacctcaacatatgagcTTAATGCCTTCTAAGgttgagcttgtatgtcaatttacttgcatCTCAAAGCACTATTCCCTATATCAAATAACTAAGTACAGATTAATCCGCTACCATATTATAAAAAAGACCTTAAAagatatattaaatatgtttgTAACTGTTATAATTGAGTATCTCtgttaacaaagtaacaaataccaaTTTAGTCTTTATTATGTTTATTAAACAATAGCTTATATAGTTATACCTCAACATAGGAGCTTAATGCCTTCTGGAaatgagcttgtatgtcaatttctttattcAATTCAAAGTCAATTCAATTTACAACTTAGTTCGTCTAtcaacaaaataacaaatactCATCTAGTCTTTATTATGTGCATTAAAATGTACACAACATACATTTTGTACACTATGTACACTACGGAATGGAGTTTTACCTTCGAGGCAGACATGGTGGATAACGGCGCTCGGAGAGAAACTTGAGAGCAACCTgttcggtacactaaacttttgtgatcATACGTAATAGAAACTAAAAAtttaacttcaataaatttagcttactaaacacacacttgaagttTTAATAACCTCACTTTACTTTGGGTGTCATATTTTTTTGAACCTGTTTCTGGTTCTGAGCTTCTGCCTtgcattcactataacttttaatcaaccttgtaacaactttttcaaactgattcgaaGAGAAAGACTGAGAGATGCTGTATTGGAAAGTGACTTCTCACATACTTGACCATATACATTTAGTGACCATCAAGAACTGGCTTGTAAGCTCGTATTTCAgagattactcgtatctcaagaaataaacatgctagaacaTCTGCTTGTATCTAGAGTTTGTCAAATGTTAGAGAGTTTGTATGTAAAGATATGAATGTATTGCATGTGTATGCATTACTTATGGCTAACCTTGTATCCATCAGAGTCTGTCTCTTCAGTTCATTTGCTCTGTTTATCAACAGCAGAAGCAGAAGGTAACTGAACTCTACTGCTCTGTGATTAGGCTGTTGCTGGAATAGAGAAATACCTACGACTATTGACTATTAGATAAcagagaaatttttttttgtcaGGAGAACAAAACTTATAAACTATTTAGGGGGATgagatgacataaaataaattgttatgaTAAATTGTTTAGCATGCCGTTGTAAAATACCGTATGTGTAACTTGTAGAAAAACAAAGACTAGTCACTTATTTTGCTTGCAGAAAAGAAGTTACTGAGCGAAACAAAATGACGGAGAACATAGATGAATTCAACAAATATTGTGAGGATTTCTGTCATGAATTTGTTAGATTCTTTATGAATGACAGCAATAAATTTCGCGGATGTCCCATACGACACCCTCATTACACTCTTTTAAATACTTTGTACAGAATTTGCTACGGTGGGAGAGCATTTACGAAGCTTCATAAAGATATACATCGTTTAGTTCAACAACCTTCTGAAGACACTAAAACTGGTATCCACAAGGTGTATGAGCTGTTTTCTAAACATCTGAATGCTTGGAAAAAAGATGAAGACCTCATCTTACAAAGCCCTTCTTCTGTAGCTTATTTGCGACCATTTAATGGGGATGTTTGCGTTCTGTTGCGATTATGTGCTCAACTTTGGTGGATAAATTTGGCTCTCAGTTGTTCAGACATTCGAACTCAGTCGTGGGCCAAATCGGGTGCAAAGCTTTTTCATGAAGTTTTCCAAGATAAACGAAATGCCCAATTTCCCAAAATTGGTCAATTGAATGCTTGCGACCTTATGAAAGGAATGCTGAAGTTGGAGGGACTTCGTGAATTAGTCAAAGAGCACTTCAAAGACTATGACAATGTGCTTGAAGTCGCTCAGACTATTTTCAGCGATCGCATGAGGAGCATCCTTGATAAAACTTCATCAGACTTTGTCATGCCCATTAGATTGCAAGAACCCTGGAAGTTTTTTGCAATTCACCTGCCATACTGGGACACTCCTAGAGGTAAACCTTTGCTAAGTTGTTtacaatacaacataaaatgttaatgtttttgtttattttgagCACTGTCTTAGTTCAAGTGACTCTGACTCTGAAGAACTCTAACTGCTTTCATGCAGACATGACtcaagaatttaaaaaaattgtacaattatatatttttcatgttttgaaCTAATccaaaattaaatttatgtttaCCTCTTTTAGTTTGTGATGTTTATATTGATTTGCCTTGGTACTATTACTTTGCAGTACTTTGTAAGCCCCTATACAAGAAGTTTATAAACAAACAAAGGTTTATATTTCTAGTGCAGATAAAAGTGTGTatctttaacaatttttaaacgAATTGCtcataattaatattttaataggtGTGAATAAAAAACTCAGCTAATTTTTGAACAAACCTAATTATGATTTAACATAACTTATATTTATTGAGTTTGACTCATGATAAGTTAGAGTTCCTTACCAATATATATTGGTAAGGAACTCTAACCCTTCtataacatgtacatatacgtatgtatgCACCTGTTATAAAAGTGTGACACCAGATTTATACCGTCAGTAGTAATTGTTTATCTGAATAATATTAGGCTTGTTTATCTGAATAAACAAAAGTCTACAACATTCTCTGATATTAATTACATGGAACTAGACACCGAGTTGCACTAAATTGTTGATATATTTTACAGCTGATGGTAAGCCTGACGGTATACCTAAAGGTAAGATATAGCTTTTTTTGTATCACTTTATCTGTCTATGTTTAGCATATCAGATGCTGgtgttatttgcttttttaaaagtttgttgttttttagataatgtagtttatttttacaaatgttcAAATTTATAATTGTATACACCAAAGTTGAGACTTAGAGGAATACAATTTGCAAGTGGCAAGGTCGAAACTGCTGCTCTGTTTGTAAGGTCTCATTAGAACTGTATCCTAAGTTTGTACAGACGCTACAAGTTTAGGTAAGGCAAAACTTAGGCTTAGGTTTAGCTTAGGCATAATGTGTACAAATGTTAGCATTTCTATAATCTTGACCAATAAAATAGCAAACTAGTTAAAACATTAAGAATTGCTAGCtaataacatttaaaatttgatgtttGTGATTTAATAACTGCATTTCAATTAATGAAAATGCAAAGGGTAGCTTTAAAATGTCTCCACAAATATTaattagctattaaaattatGCATGCATAAGATTAGCATAGGTTTAGCAACATTTTATGTGAAACTAAAAATATGATTGAATATTTAAAGTGGataaactaattttttaaaatctatgttaGTTTCAGTTAGCGTATATGGATTTAGTTAGCGGATTATATGGAATTTGTTGCTGGTGCCAATTTGAAGTCATCAAACAAAATTTGCAGTCTCCATTGGTAAAAATGTAGAGAGgtagcaaaataaagaaactGTAATAAATATTGAGAAATAGATATATGGTCGCATATATAATATGTGATATATAATTGTtgcattttaataaataaaaaaacataaacttATCAGATCTAGATATTATTGATTGTCCGCGATCCAACAATTGCTTATATAGTTATACCTCAACATAGGAGCTTAATGCCTTCTGGAacggagcttgtatgtcaatttcaTTCAATTCAATTCAAAGTCaattcaatttataatttaGTACGGCTATTAACCAAATTAACAAATACTCATTTAGTCATTATTATGTGCATTAAAATGTACACTACATACATTTTGTACATTATGTACACTACGGAATGGAGTTTTACCTTCGAGGCAGACATGATGGATAACGGCGGTCGgagagagacttgagagcaacttttcggtacactaaacttttgggATCATACGTAATAAAAACTAAgaatttaacttcaataaatttagcttactaaacacacacttaaagttttaataaactCACATTACTTTGGGTGCCATATTTTCTTTGAACCTGTTTCTGGTTATGCGCTTCTGCCTCGCTTCCGccataacttttaatcaacctTGTAACAatcttttcaaactgattcgaaGAGAAAGACTGAGAGATGCTGTACTGGAAAGTCGGTTTTCACATACTTGACCATCTACATTTAGTAACCATCAAGAACTGGCTTGTAGGCTTGTATTTCAgagattactcgtatctcaagaaATAAACATGCTAAAACATTTGCTTGTATCTAGAGTTTGTCAAATGTTGGAGAGTTTGTATGTAAAGATATGAATGTATTACATGGGTATGCATTATTTATGGCTAACATTGTATCCATCAGAGTCAGTCTCTTCAGTTCATCTGCTCTGTTTATCAACAGCAGAAGCAGAAGGTAACTGAACTCTACTGCTCTGTGATGAGGCTGTTGCTGGAATACAGAAATACCTACGATTACCGACTATTAGATATcagagaaaattttttttgccaGGAGAACAAAACTTATAAACTATTTAGGGAGATAAGATgacataaaataatttgttatgataAATTGTTTAGCATGCCTTTGTAAAATGACGAATGTGTAACTTGTAGTAAAACAAAGACTAGTCACTTATTTTGCTTGCAGAAAAGAAGTTACGGAGGGAAACGAAATGACGGAGAACATCGAGTAATTCAACAAATTTTGTGATGATTTCTGTGATGAATCTGTTAGCTTCTTTATGAATGACAGCAATAAATTTTGCGAATGTCCCATACGAAACCCTCATTACACTCTTTTAAATACTTTCTACAGAATTTGCTACGGTGGGAGAGCATTTACGAAGCTTCATAAAAAATACAGCTTTTAGTTCAACAACCTTCTGAAGACACTAAAACTGGTATCCACAAGGTGTATGAGCTGTTTTCTAGACATATGAATGCTTGGATAGAAGATGAAGACCTCATCTTACAAAGTTATTCTTCTGTAGCTCATTTGCGACCATTTAATGAGGGTGTTTGCATTCTGTTGTGATTATGTGCTCAACTTGGGTGGATAAATTTGGCTCTCAGTTGTTCAGACATTTGAGTTCAGTCGTGGGCCAAATCGGGTGCAAAGCTTTTCTTTAAGTTTTCCAAAATAAACGAAATGCCCAATTTCTCAAAATTGGTCACTTGAATGCCTGCGACCTTATGAAAGGAATGCTGAAGTTGGAGGGATTTCGTGAATTAGTCAAAGAGCACTTCAAAGACTATGACAATGTGCTTAAAGTCGCTCAAACTATTTTCAGCGATCGCATGAGGAGCATCCTTGATGAAACTTCAACAGACTTTGTCATGCCCATTAGATTGTGATAACCCTGGAAGTTTTTTGCAATTCACCCGCCATACTGGGACACTCCTAGAGGTTAACCTTTGCTAAGTTGTTAACAATACGACGTAAAATGCTAATGTTTCTGTTTATTTTGAGCACTGTCTTAGTTCAAGTGACTCTGAAGAACTCTTACTCTAACTGCTTTCATGCAGACATGACtcaagaatttaaaaaaattatacaattatatatttttcatgttttgaaCTAATccaaaattaaatttatgtttaCCTCTTTTAGTTTGTAATGTTTATATTGATTTGCCTTGGTACTATTACTTTGCAAGCCCCCTatacaaaaagtttataaacaAAGCTCTTATATTTCTGGCGCAGCTAAAAGTCTGTATCTTTAATAATGTTTAAGCAATTTGcttataattaatattttaatagttatggATAAAAAAACTCAGCTAATTTTTGAACAAACCTAATTATGATTTAACATAACTTATATCTACCGAGTTTGACTCATAATAGGTTAGAGTTCCTTACCAATATATATTGGTAAGGAGCTCTAACCCTTCCATAACATGTACATAGACATATGTATGCACCTGTTATAAAAGTGTCACACCAGATTTATACCGTCAGTAGTAATTGTTTATCTGAATAATATTAAGCTTGTTTATCTGAATAAACAAAAGTCTACAACATTCTCTGATATTAATTACATGGAACTAGACACTGACTTGCACTAAATTGTTGATATATTTTACAGCTGATGGTAAGCCTGAGGGTATACCTAAAGGTAAGATATAGTCTTTTTTGTATCACTTTATCTGTCTATGTTTAGCATATCAGATGCTGGTTTTATTTGCTTCTTTAaaagtttgttgttttttagataatgtagtttatttttacaaatgttcAAATTTATAATTGTATACACCAAAGTTGAGACTTAGAGGAATACAATTTGCAAGTGGCAAGGTCGAAACTGCTGCTCTGTTTGTAAGGTCTCATTAGAACTGTATCCTAAGTTTGTACAGACGCTACAAGTTTAGGTAAGGCAAAACTTAGGCTTAGGTTTAGCTTAGGCATAATGTGTACAAATGTTAGCATTTCTATAATCTTGACCAATAAAATAGCAAACTAGTTAAAACATTAAGAATTGCTAGCtaataacatttaaaatttgatgtttGTGATTTAATAACTGCATTTCAATTAATAAAAATGCAAAGGGTAGCTTTAAAATTCCTCCACAAATATTAATTAGCTATTAAATTTATGCATGCATAAGATTAGCATAGATTTAGCAACATTTTATGTGAAACTAAAAATATGATTGAGTGTTTAAAGTGGataaactaattttttaaaatttatgttagTTTCCGGCATATTTGAGGCACGttctttatttttgtattagcaTTTTATTTAGATTTAAAAGTGCTCATAATCGCAGATGAAAATGTACTCCACTTCTTTACTGCGCTCAGTTTTTTCATTAGGTGTCCAATTCTGTCTATTGGGTGGTCTCACTAGCCAATCTCATAgctaaataattataaattgtTGCAACTGTGATGATCTTAAATGTTTGTAATTATAATGATTTATTAACTCCATTCCAACGAAGTTTTGTATGTTGAACTAAAATTTTGACAAACCTTGTAAATTTTAGAACATGCTCTGACAGAAATGGGCATTATGAAAGATGGCTTGAAACACTGTGGATTTACTGTGCTCGAACCTCCTACAGAGTATATTGGAAGTCAGCTAGATTTTGGCATCATAACAGCATGGCTTGCTGAGAAGCTTGAAGAGATTTCCAGTTACTGCGGCTTTTTCTTCATCATCCTAAGTCTGCATGGATTTCAAGGTCATATCTGTGATGCAATCAGCCATAAAAAGATTCAAGAGTTTGTGGAATTGATTAACAAATACCTCAGATGGACAACAAAGGTAACTTTGTGTTTATTCTTGCACTATCAAATGTGTTTGAGCATTCAGCTTGTCTACTCACAGCATATCActtttttcaattcattttattgacaaacttCAATTTGAGCAATTGATctttagaatatttttaaatttgtagcaTTCTAATGATTGTTAGGTAATTTGTTTTGAAAAGAAACTATTTAGTCATAAAATTAATTGGTTTTTATTAACTGCCCGTTCCATCTGATGACAAAATTTTATGGTTTTCATTAAATTGAGCTGCCAAATTTGCATGTAGATGCTGTAAAGAATTTGTAGTGAACCTTTACTGCCCACTTTGAGTCAGCCACTTTGTTCAAGTAAATAA
Coding sequences within:
- the LOC137402141 gene encoding uncharacterized protein, which translates into the protein MRSILDKTSSDFVMPIRLQEPWKFFAIHLPYWDTPRADGKPDGIPKEHALTEMGIMKDGLKHCGFTVLEPPTEYIGSQLDFGIITAWLAEKLEEISSYCGFFFIILSLHGFQGHICDAISHKKIQEFVELINKYLRWTTKGSVD